The Mannheimia pernigra sequence CTCCCGCTTGCCGATAAAAATAAGCTGGCGGAAAATTTAGTACAAGAAATAGTAGAACATTATCACGAAAAATCTAAATGAAGCTAAAAATAACTGTAGATCATAAAGGCGAAGGAGCATTCCCGCTTTTTAAACAAGGAAGTAAAATACATCTTGGGAAAGAATGCGACCGTTATCCCAACTGGTTTAGTTGCAAAATTGCCGGTTACACTACCTATGTGCCTCGTCATTTTGTTGCACAGGGTAAATTGCTTTGCGATTACAACCCAACGGAATTAGCCGTGAAAAAAGACGAAATCGTTAATCTGATAGAACTATGTTACGGTTGGGCAATAGTAGAGCGAGATAAAGACGTTGGCTGGTTGCCCTGTGATATTTTAATATCAAGCATATAGCTGTTTATCAATAATCAGAAAAAATAACCGCTTATAAAAGCCAGGAGTGAGAATGTTAGCTTCCAACCACTACATTCAAGAGATCAAACAGATTTTAAGCCAAGCTCGCCAAAAGGCGTACCAAGCGGTCAATTCCGCAATGGTTGAAGCCTATTGGAAAATCGGCGAGCGGATTGTGCTGGAAGAACAAAACGGCCAAAGCCATGCGGAATATGGCAAGGAGATCATTAAAAATCTCTCGGCAGAATTAACAGCGGAATTTGGTAAAGGATTTACCGAACGCAATTTCCGCCAATTTTATATTGAATTTACCGAGCTCAACATTTGGAAATCAGTGATTTCCAAATTGACTTGGACACATTTCCAACGGGTCTTAAAAGTCACCAATCCACAGGCTCGTCACTACTATTTAACCGAAGCGGCGGAGAATGGTTGGTCGGTTCGCACGCTTGATCGTAATATCTCCACACTCTACTACGACCGCTTGCTCGCAAGCCAAGACAAGACGTTGGTTGAGCAAGAGATGAAAGAGAAAACGGCGACACTACAAGCCTCCGATTT is a genomic window containing:
- a CDS encoding PDDEXK nuclease domain-containing protein → MLASNHYIQEIKQILSQARQKAYQAVNSAMVEAYWKIGERIVLEEQNGQSHAEYGKEIIKNLSAELTAEFGKGFTERNFRQFYIEFTELNIWKSVISKLTWTHFQRVLKVTNPQARHYYLTEAAENGWSVRTLDRNISTLYYDRLLASQDKTLVEQEMKEKTATLQASDFIKSPTVLEFLNLPTSMAYSEAELEKALIDNLQQFMLELGKGFAFVARQQHIRTELSDFFVDLVFYNYILKCFVIVELKTDKLTHQDIGQLDMYVRVYDDLHRQPSDNPTIGLLLCTENDSVVAKYSVLNQNPQLFASKYVHYLPSEAELVAEIEQQKYIFEQQHTSD